GAGCCAATTACCTTTAATTCCTTTTGATCATTAACGATAATGGCAGTGTCTTCATCTATTCCAAGACCAATGACATTAGGGTTTTGAGCAACTGCACCTAGTAGCCTTCCAATTCTACCTCTTTGGTTAAAATGCTGATCAATAATGACTCCTTCTAAAAATCCCATTCCTGGTGCCATTTTTAAGGTGCATTTTCTAGGCGCATCTTCTTCCTCACCTTCTACTACCATGACTTCACTCATCATAGAGGCTCCAGCGCTGGTTCCAGCCACAATAACGCCATCTTCTATACACTCTTGAATATGCTTATGAAATTCTGTCCCACCTAATATACTGGAGATTCTCAGTTGATCTCCACCAACGAAAAATATACAGCTGACCTCATCTAATATTCTAGAGACCTGCTTTCTATTTGCTTCTTTTCTCGAGACGATATGAATTGTTTCCACTTTATCTGCTCCCAAGTCGTAGAAAATCCGTTTATATTCTTCACCTACCTCTAGCGGATAATTTGTAGCTGTTGTAACTACTGCGATATAGGCTTTTTTCCCACCAGAGAGTCGAATGACTTCCTTCAATATTTTTTTATCCGCACATTTATCTTCTCCACCACCAATGATTATTAATCTTGTATTCTCATTTTTTTTCATATCGGGCTCCTCACACTAAATTATTTTTATGACGAATAGGAAGTTCTACTTACCATATGTTTCCGAAAAAGAACTTTGCCGTAAATGAGTTTCAAAAAAAAGCTTCCTTATAGAGTTTTTACAGGAGCTTTTTTTATTTTCTCCTATAATTCTTCAAATATTCACCTTTATAAAGCATAAATAAAATTTGTTCATTGATGTTTATAGACAAAAAAATAAACCCTTTATAAAAAGGGTTTATGCTCTATACGATTTTTTATAAATTCAGTATTTCAGAAACCGTTACAAATTCGTAACCTTGTTCCAATATCCAATCGATAATTGTTGGTAATGAACTTACAGTGTTCTTTATAGACGCTGGATTTCCCGCATTGTGCATCAAGATGATGCCACCGGGCTTTAACTGGTTTTTAATGTAATTCATCATTTGCTCCTCTGAAGTGCCCGCCCAATCTCTGGTATCTACAGACCAATTGACAACGTGATATCCTAAAGAACTCATCTGCTCTATTCCTTGCTGCTTTAATGCACCATAGGGTGGTCTCAGTAATGGAGCATGCTCACCAATAGCTTCTCTAATGACCTTTTCTGTCATCAATACTTCTTTTTCAACATTGGATTTCGATAATTTGGGTAAATATTTGTGACTCCAGCTATGATTTCCAATTTCATGTCCTTGATCATGGATTAGTTTTAAAACTTCAGGGTGTTTTTCTGCATTCTGACCCACTACGAAAAATGTCACCTTAATTCCATACCCCTCTAAGATCTCTAAAATTTGAGAAGTGTATGTAGATTCGGGCCCATCGTCAAAGGTAAGAGCAACCAGCTTTTTGCTTCCATCACCGGAATAATGAATTTTATTTTCAATTTCCCTAGGCGGTGTCTTTTCCTTTTCTTCCAAGTTCTCTTTTTTGTCTACTTCCAGTCCTTCTGTTGGTTCTGTTTCGGTCACTTTTTCTACAGAATCCTTCTCTTTTTTTATCGTTTCCTCATCATTCGGGGATATCTCTACAGAATTCTCTTCTCCTGATTTTGGATCCTTTGGGAGATTTACTGCACCCACTGCGGTACATCCTACAACCAGTATACCTAGAATGATTACTATAACAATATTAAATATCCAACGCTTCATATTAGTCCAACCTCCCTGTCTTACATCATATCGAATTCCTAATAAAAATTATAGTATAATTTGTTTTAAAATGAATTACGAAACAGTTAATAAAATTTTTTTGTTTCCCACCGTAAAATTTTTGTCGTATTTAATCGTTAACTGTGTTAAAGATTTTAAATACATAAAACAAAACCCGTAGGCTTCATTTATCAAGTCTACGGGCTTTTAAATAAAATCTATTTTATTACCTTCATCTTATCTAGTACAGCCATGGCAATATTAGAGGCATGATCCCCAATACGCTCTAGGTTACTGATAATATCCAGGAATAGGATCCCTGAACTGGGAATACATAATTGTGAATTTAATCTTCCAATATGGTTTGCTCTTAGTGCCTTTTCCATGAAATCTATTTTTTCTTCGGTTTCAACTACACTGATGGCTAAATTCATGTCCAAGGTCTGTAGCGCTGTTAATGAATCGGCATATGCTTTCATTACGAGGTCTGACATATCTTTTAACTCTTTAATTGCTGTTTCAGAAAATGATAGGTTATTGTCTATAAGGGATTGTCCCAATTCTGCTAAGTTTTCTGAATGATCCCCTACTCTTTCAATATCATTGATTGTATTGAAAAGTCCATCTACAGTTTCTCTATTCTCTGCAGAGATATCTCGGTTGGATAATTTGACCAAATAGGTCGCTAGTTCTCTTTCCATATCATTTACTATTTTTTCTAAACGAAAAGTTTCATCGATTTTCTTTTGCTGTCTATCTAGAATGCCTTCTAGAGCATTGGACATCGTGTCTTTCGCCACATTTCCCATATGTAGCGTTTCCTTAATTGCACTAGCTAGTGCAATGGAAGGGGTCTCTAAAATACGATCGTCTATATATTTAATTCCTTCATTATCTTCATCTTCTCCTGGAATAATTCTCGTAGCTAATTTCACTAATAACACGGAGAAGGGCAACATCAGCGCTGTATTTACAATGTTGAATATGGTATGTGCATTTGCAATCTGTCTTGAAACTGCATAGGCATCCACGCCAGGATTTAAAGTCGTTACTGCCCAGAATAAAGGTTTTTGAAGCAGTAATATAAAAATAATTGTTCCGAAAAAGTTGAATATAACGTGTACAGCGGCTGCTCTTTTTGCAGTGCGATTTGCACCAATACTGGAAAGTACCGCAGTTATAGTGGTTCCAATATTAATACCAAATAAAATAGGAATTCCTGATGTAATTGGTATCAGTCCTTGGGAAGATAGGGCTAATAAAATACCAGTTGTTGCACTACTACTTTGAACAACAATCGTAACTGCAAATCCAGCCAATATTCCTAAGAACGGATTTTCACCAAAGCTAATTAATAGGTTTTTAAATCCTTCGTATTGTCCCAGGGGCTTTAAAGCGCCTCCCATAATACTCATCCCTAGAAATAAAATACCAAATCCGATTCCAGCTTCTGCAAATTGCTTAATCTTACGATCGTTGGCAAATAGCCAAACAGCTACAGCTATCCCAATAATAAGCGGGGCATAGTGTTCAATTTTAAAAGTGATAATTTGTGCAGTAATGGTTGTACCAACATTGGAGCCCATGATAACACCAACAGCTTGTACAAGGTTCATCATACCAGCATTTACAAAACCAACAACCATAACTGTGGTAGCACTACTACTCTGTACAATCATTGTGATAATCGCACCAACTGCAACACCCATGTATTTATTACTAGTAAGCATACTAATAATAGATTTTAGTTTGTCACCAGCAGCTTTTTGAAGTCCTGCACTCATGATTGTCATTCCATATAGAAATAATCCGAGTCCTCCCGCAATACCAAAAACTAAATCCATTAAAAATCCTCCTATCAAAACCTCTTATTGATGTGCATAACACTACACTTTAACATAGTAAAGTATATCCGTATTACTTTTGTTAAAACTAGGTTAGAGAAATGTTAAATCTATGTTAAGTTTTTTCGTTTTAGTTCTAAAGTAAAATCCTACTATTTTCACAAATAATATTTGCAAATATTATATTTTATGTTATTCTAAAAATGGACTTTTTGACTATAATACTAATAAAGACTCTATATTAAATTTAGGTTGGTTCAACGGGAACTCAGCTTCTGATGAACTGTATATTAATTTGTATCGGGTCTTTTAACAACGTATTGAAAAATATATTCCATATTTTGTATACGTTAAAAATAATTAAAATATTAGGAGGAATACACAATGGTACTACAAAAAATCAAAGAAATTGTTGCTGAACAGCTAGGGCTGGATGATGTTGACGCAATCTCTGCTACAACTTCATTAACAGGGGACTTAGATGCTGATTCATTAGATGCAGTTGAAATTATCATGGCGATTGAAGATGAATTCGGTGTAGAAATCCCAGATGAAGAAGTTGAAAATTTTAAAAACATCGGTGACATCGTTGAATATGTACAATCCAACAAATAATAATTCTATATTGGACAATGTCCCATCCTATAAGTAGTATTGCTCAAAGCCATACTACTTTTTTGTAACCAATTAACACCTACCTACATATTCTATAATTAAAAGTTCTAATATAGAATATCGAGGAGGTTGTCTTGTGGAAATATTTGAAAATATTATACCTTGCTGCAATCATGAAGAACCAATAATGCCTTATCCATGTATGCCGAATATGCCTTGCCATGATCCGCTGCCAATGCCGTGTCCACCAATGCCTAGTATGCCTTGCTACGACCACATGCCGATGCCGTATCCACCGATGCATCCGAATCCAATGCCAGCCCATCCATGCCCAATGCCACCGATGACGGACCACTGTGATGATGGAATGATGCAGCATATGGAAAGAATGTACTGTATGCATATGTATATGGCTGCTATGAATGAAGCTGAAGCTTACCGAAATAAGATGATGCTTTGTTCTTGCAGACAACAGGGTAAATAATAATACAGAGCGACAATCCTTCAATAAATCAAAGGATGGCCGCTCTTTTTTTATAAGGATTCAATCTTTTTTACAATTCAATTCCTTGTACAAAAATATTTACTGTATTTACTTCAATATCCGTCATGGCTTCAATGGATTTTTTCACTCGTTCCTGTACCTCTTGAATTACTTCAGGGATCACCGTGCCATACCGTACTACAACGGATAAATTAATAATGACTTTACTCTCTTCATTTTTAATCTTTACACCTTTTTTCGTGGTTGTATTTTTATCGAAAAATTCCATAATTCCTACAGGGAGTCCACTATTTAACGAAATAACGCCTTCCACTTCTTCTACTGCTTTTTTAGCAATGAGCATAATCACATCATTGGAAATTCTTATCTTTCCGTCTTCTGAAATCACTTCCATCTTTACACCTCCATAGACCTTCTACTGATTATTTTAAATTGATTCAAAAATATGCTTTGTTTTTAAATAGACATCGTAGGTGTTTATATTTTTAAAACAAGCAAGAGAAGAATCAAATATCCGAATCTCGTCATAAGTCACTTTTTTTGATGGTACATTTTCAAAAATAGCAGAAATCCTATAATTTTTTGTCTGTATCAGCTTGTCCATAGCCCCTAAACAATCGTTGCTATAAATCGCGTATAAGGGTTCATAGAATCCATTGATATAAGGCACTATAATCGCTTCATCTTTTAAGGAGTCCATCATATATTGTATGAATTCTATATGGACAAAGGGCATATCGCAGCCTATAGCAAAAGTATAGGCTGTTTCACTCTGTTTTAATCCTGAATACAGGCCGATTAAAGAATTTTTTTCCCCTACGTCCACACAATCCTTTACAAATTTTACGTTTTTAAGCATATTATATTCCTCTGGATGATTGGTGATTACAAGGATGTGTTCGAACAGAACCTTTAAGGAGTCGATGATTGTTTCAATCATCGTTTTATTTCCTAATTTAAGTAAAGCTTTATTCTGCCCCATTCTTGTACTACCGCCTCCAGCAAGTACGATTGCAGTTACCTCGCTATCAACCATCCGTTCACAGCTCCTCTAAGAGTTTCCTCTCTTGACGATTTAACTGTCTTCTTCCAACTCTTTAATTTTTATATCGACCAACAGTGAAATTCCTTCTTCCGTCTGTTTCACTTTCTTCTCTTTTAGCAATCTGCCTAAGGCCCTTTTAAAAGCATTTTTACTGATGGATAAATATTTCTTGATCTCATCTGGATCACTTTTATCATTGAGTGGTAAAAATCCTCTTCGAATAGCTAAAATTTGGAGAATACGATCTGCGTCATCGGTCATTTGCTTGTGAGCAACCTGACGTGTGGATAGATCCACCCTGCCATCTTCACGAATCTTAATGACTCTAAAGCTGGATTTATCCCCAATTCTTAAATGGTCAAATAGCTCCGTGTTATGGACGAAACCGTAATATTTGTTTTCAATGGCAATGAACGCTCCTAGTTTCGGATTATATCCATAAACCATCCCCTCCACCATCTCTCCTGGCTTATAGGATGGATTGGTTTGTAAATCGTCGTCGATTTTCATAGTTGCACACAATCGTTGGCTTTTATCCAAATATATTTTTATCAGATAGTATTTGCCCTTCTCTGGCTTACAGGTTTGTTCTCTCAGGGGCATCAGCAAGTCCTTTTCTAAACCCCAATCTAAAAACGCACCGATGGATGTTACATCTACCACCTTCAGACATACCAGCTCTCCTACTTGTCCATATGGTTTCTTTAAAGTAGCCGCCATACGGTCATCGGAGTCTTTATAGATAAAAACATCGATGGATTCTCCTACAGACTTATCTTGTGGCAAATCTTTTATCGAAAGCTCGATTCCCTTCCCTTTTCCATCTGCCTCTTTTAAGGTAGCTCTTCTCCCATCCATATCAACGATGATTAAATTATTAAACTTTCCTACATCTAGACTCAAATACTTCACCTCATCTTCTTTAGTTTGTGATTTGTAACTTTATTGTACCTAATTTTGTGTTTCTTTGCATTTCCCGCATTTCCCAGCACAAGATTTTCCATCTGCTTCTGGTTTGATAATTTCATCAAAGTTTGCCGATAGGTTAATATCCTGCACCAAAAAAATTCGGTCCTTGATCCTATTATAAAAAACAGCTTCACAATCTCTGTTGTTACATACAAAATATGCTTCTTTCGTTACTTCGGAAAGCAATTCTTCTTTCACAACAATCTCTACAGCTAAATAATGAATATTATTCCCTAGTTTATTGCAAAGTGGGCAGTTTTCCGCACTTCTTCCTATGTTTTTTTTTCCTGAACAACATTCCATTGCTTCACTTCCTCACTAATTGCTCTTAAAGCCGATCTTTAAAAAAATCTTTAAAAAGAGCAAAGGCTTCCGCTGGCTCTTCAATATCCTCCACCATTTTTTCCATCATGCACTTATCTGTTCCATCTTCATTCATTATGTACGGAACAATATGATTATAATTCACGACTATATTATTTTTTTCTAGTATGTTTTTAGCACAATCACTGATAACATGAGCATATAAATACTCCACCTGTCCAAATACAACCAGTAGCGCAGCTGCCTTTCCAATAATTTTATCTGCTAGCACCCTATCTTTTAAAGAATTCTGATCTTCCATCAGCATTTTGATGATGGGACGAATCCCTCTATCCTTTGAAGTCATAAGGACTTCGCCGTCTTTTACTAAAACACAGGAAAATTGACCTTCCATCAGTTTGTTAGCAGCCAATATTTTATCTGACACCTTAACTCCCCCTCAAAAATTCGTAGTTTGGGACAATAATATTATTTGATTAGCTATCCCTAGTATAACAATATTTCAGCAAAAAAGCTTGTATTTATTTTTATTATCTACATAAACATGTTTTTCAAACACAATTGGGTCTCTATATTTAATAGCCATAGAAAACCCTATATAATCCTTAATATGTTTACCACAGCCAATATAGAAGCGATCCATATGACTTTTTCTATTTTCCCTCCTGTTTTAATGGTATATGGAAATTTAATGCGTTTATTGCTCAATGGAATCCACAGGCCGATGCCAGATTTCGTCGCCATATCTCCTAAGAGATGACTGGCCATGCTACTTGCAAAGACAATACTATAATCTGTGCTTCCATAAAACAAACTTATTTCTCTAACGGCATAGGTAGCCCCTATCAAAAACAGAAGGGAATGGGAAAGTCCTCTGTGTTTGCTCAATAAAAGTAGAAGCAAAGCGATCCCTATCCATCCTATGGCATAATGTTTGTAATAATAGGAAATTAATAAGATAAGGATTCCACTGATGGACTGTACAAAATTTCTAATTGCAAAATATCCTTTTCTTGCAAATTTATCTGCAAATATAAAGCCTAGAAAGATTAAAGTGAGTATGCCATAAATGAAAATCGTATTTTTTAAGAAGATAATGGATATCATCAATGCTAGAATTAAAATCCCAATCCATACCTTCTTAATCTGTTTCGCTTTTACAATACCAAATTTACCGCCAAAGGAGGATGTGCCCATATCCAAATCTGGCAGTAAGGCTCCGATTACAGAAACAAGGAGCGCTATTGTATTAAATTCGCTCATACTTAAGAAAGTCCCGAACAGCCATATTACGACCAAAGATGTCATGATTCCTAAACCTACGTGGGTCCTTCCAAGCATTCTATCATCCCTTTCCATCCGATTTACTACTATTATACTCCGAACATACGTTTCAATGCAAGGTTTTATAACTTCTTTACAACTACAGTCCATTGCTGATATGATATATTTATCTTAAATTTAAAAGGAGTGATGAAATGTCTAAAATTAAAATCGTTACAGATAGTACCGCATACTTAACAAAAGAATTCATACAACAATATAATATAGATGTAGTGCCGCTTTCTGTTACCTTTGAAGGAGCGGTTTCAGATGAGGGTTTCCCTGGTGAATTTGATAGCTTCTTCGATCGACTATCAAAGTCGAAGGATTTCCCTACAACCTCACAGCCATCTATAGGAAAATTTGTGGATGTATTTAAACAAGCCTTGAATGATGGGTATGAAGTTATTGCTATTGTGATTTCCTCTAAGCTGAGCGGTACATTCAATAGTGCCAGTGTAGCTGCTGGAATGATTAACACCAACAATATTTCAGTGATCGACTCCCTTACCTCTGTTTCTAATTTAAAAGCATTGATTGAAAAAGCTTTATTCTTATCTGAAAAAGGGCTTTCAAGAGCTGAAATTGTTCAACAAATCGAAGAACAAAAAAAACGTGGCGGTATCCGTCTAACAGTAGCCACATTGGATTACCTAAAAAAAGGCGGAAGACTTTCATCCACCGAGGCTTTTCTAGGTTCCTTGCTCAATATTAAACCGATTATCGGATTAATCGATGGGAAGCTGGAACCTGTAGATAAAGTACGAGGAAAGAAAAAAGCCATTGAAAAAATGATTGAAGAAATTCCGTCCAATGCAAAGTCGATTTACATATCCCATGTCGGCGCTTATAATGAGGCTGTTGAATATGAAACCATCATAAAACAAAGGTATCCAGATGCCATTACAGGCATCTATGAGTTGGGTCCTGTTA
Above is a genomic segment from Alkaliphilus oremlandii OhILAs containing:
- a CDS encoding cyanophycinase, with product MKKNENTRLIIIGGGEDKCADKKILKEVIRLSGGKKAYIAVVTTATNYPLEVGEEYKRIFYDLGADKVETIHIVSRKEANRKQVSRILDEVSCIFFVGGDQLRISSILGGTEFHKHIQECIEDGVIVAGTSAGASMMSEVMVVEGEEEDAPRKCTLKMAPGMGFLEGVIIDQHFNQRGRIGRLLGAVAQNPNVIGLGIDEDTAIIVNDQKELKVIGSGVITVVDGREIDYTNISEQYPNDPLAITNVKIDILPTGYGYNFLNRQAITESDKEDKNEHQ
- a CDS encoding polysaccharide deacetylase family protein translates to MKRWIFNIVIVIILGILVVGCTAVGAVNLPKDPKSGEENSVEISPNDEETIKKEKDSVEKVTETEPTEGLEVDKKENLEEKEKTPPREIENKIHYSGDGSKKLVALTFDDGPESTYTSQILEILEGYGIKVTFFVVGQNAEKHPEVLKLIHDQGHEIGNHSWSHKYLPKLSKSNVEKEVLMTEKVIREAIGEHAPLLRPPYGALKQQGIEQMSSLGYHVVNWSVDTRDWAGTSEEQMMNYIKNQLKPGGIILMHNAGNPASIKNTVSSLPTIIDWILEQGYEFVTVSEILNL
- a CDS encoding Na/Pi cotransporter family protein → MDLVFGIAGGLGLFLYGMTIMSAGLQKAAGDKLKSIISMLTSNKYMGVAVGAIITMIVQSSSATTVMVVGFVNAGMMNLVQAVGVIMGSNVGTTITAQIITFKIEHYAPLIIGIAVAVWLFANDRKIKQFAEAGIGFGILFLGMSIMGGALKPLGQYEGFKNLLISFGENPFLGILAGFAVTIVVQSSSATTGILLALSSQGLIPITSGIPILFGINIGTTITAVLSSIGANRTAKRAAAVHVIFNFFGTIIFILLLQKPLFWAVTTLNPGVDAYAVSRQIANAHTIFNIVNTALMLPFSVLLVKLATRIIPGEDEDNEGIKYIDDRILETPSIALASAIKETLHMGNVAKDTMSNALEGILDRQQKKIDETFRLEKIVNDMERELATYLVKLSNRDISAENRETVDGLFNTINDIERVGDHSENLAELGQSLIDNNLSFSETAIKELKDMSDLVMKAYADSLTALQTLDMNLAISVVETEEKIDFMEKALRANHIGRLNSQLCIPSSGILFLDIISNLERIGDHASNIAMAVLDKMKVIK
- the acpP gene encoding acyl carrier protein, with amino-acid sequence MVLQKIKEIVAEQLGLDDVDAISATTSLTGDLDADSLDAVEIIMAIEDEFGVEIPDEEVENFKNIGDIVEYVQSNK
- a CDS encoding Asp23/Gls24 family envelope stress response protein; this encodes MEVISEDGKIRISNDVIMLIAKKAVEEVEGVISLNSGLPVGIMEFFDKNTTTKKGVKIKNEESKVIINLSVVVRYGTVIPEVIQEVQERVKKSIEAMTDIEVNTVNIFVQGIEL
- a CDS encoding molybdenum cofactor guanylyltransferase, with amino-acid sequence MVDSEVTAIVLAGGGSTRMGQNKALLKLGNKTMIETIIDSLKVLFEHILVITNHPEEYNMLKNVKFVKDCVDVGEKNSLIGLYSGLKQSETAYTFAIGCDMPFVHIEFIQYMMDSLKDEAIIVPYINGFYEPLYAIYSNDCLGAMDKLIQTKNYRISAIFENVPSKKVTYDEIRIFDSSLACFKNINTYDVYLKTKHIFESI
- a CDS encoding CvfB family protein, producing MSLDVGKFNNLIIVDMDGRRATLKEADGKGKGIELSIKDLPQDKSVGESIDVFIYKDSDDRMAATLKKPYGQVGELVCLKVVDVTSIGAFLDWGLEKDLLMPLREQTCKPEKGKYYLIKIYLDKSQRLCATMKIDDDLQTNPSYKPGEMVEGMVYGYNPKLGAFIAIENKYYGFVHNTELFDHLRIGDKSSFRVIKIREDGRVDLSTRQVAHKQMTDDADRILQILAIRRGFLPLNDKSDPDEIKKYLSISKNAFKRALGRLLKEKKVKQTEEGISLLVDIKIKELEEDS
- a CDS encoding DUF1893 domain-containing protein produces the protein MSDKILAANKLMEGQFSCVLVKDGEVLMTSKDRGIRPIIKMLMEDQNSLKDRVLADKIIGKAAALLVVFGQVEYLYAHVISDCAKNILEKNNIVVNYNHIVPYIMNEDGTDKCMMEKMVEDIEEPAEAFALFKDFFKDRL
- a CDS encoding metal-dependent hydrolase codes for the protein MLGRTHVGLGIMTSLVVIWLFGTFLSMSEFNTIALLVSVIGALLPDLDMGTSSFGGKFGIVKAKQIKKVWIGILILALMISIIFLKNTIFIYGILTLIFLGFIFADKFARKGYFAIRNFVQSISGILILLISYYYKHYAIGWIGIALLLLLLSKHRGLSHSLLFLIGATYAVREISLFYGSTDYSIVFASSMASHLLGDMATKSGIGLWIPLSNKRIKFPYTIKTGGKIEKVIWIASILAVVNILRII
- a CDS encoding DegV family protein, producing the protein MSKIKIVTDSTAYLTKEFIQQYNIDVVPLSVTFEGAVSDEGFPGEFDSFFDRLSKSKDFPTTSQPSIGKFVDVFKQALNDGYEVIAIVISSKLSGTFNSASVAAGMINTNNISVIDSLTSVSNLKALIEKALFLSEKGLSRAEIVQQIEEQKKRGGIRLTVATLDYLKKGGRLSSTEAFLGSLLNIKPIIGLIDGKLEPVDKVRGKKKAIEKMIEEIPSNAKSIYISHVGAYNEAVEYETIIKQRYPDAITGIYELGPVIGCHLGAEAIGICYMY